From a single Prochlorococcus sp. MIT 0603 genomic region:
- the csoS2 gene encoding carboxysome assembly protein CsoS2, whose product MAKQTSRELVLERRKALSQGGKNALAGNDSLNNRVRSAVDSRATRTGATSVQNENEIEISTSTPSSAYTNLNTSTSNSSISRHMKRVSQPSRELVLARREALSRRGKSADTSKDRTRADSSAKSVSTVSNPTVLTKYCCDECKENELNPSSESKSSLSLESRSKELSVSNNARRSTTKRRPIQNSSRALVLARREAQSKHGKTAGKQPTSAASVARQGDPDLTSRELSQRVRELRSKIGATGSKRSGSCRPCGPNKNGSKQLAADAHWKVGISETISGQVVTGTQANRSSKTTGNEASTCRSVTGTQYMGTDDFNTFCDTTPSPSQPSKVAVTNTSHGNMVTGNEVGRSEKVTGNEPGTCKALTGTEYISANQSNQYCGGSNPSPRKVGHSLTQDGRKVSGVMVGRSSSVTGNEAGYQKGLTGDQYLGSDPLPEGRPAEKVSSFNTLRGSGVTGTNVSRADSVTGNEAGTCKRVTGDEYVGQEQYQSFCGGKPQAEAAKVGLSLTNKSQIVSGTQTGRSKIVTGDEPGTCKAVTGTPYAGLEQASQLCEVDSVKEIQLRTPKRLGTPAAPLTGLQPGIGGVMTGAERGACEPLTGTPYVGADQLSQACGTSSQIVSGQKDEVSVAGPGSQFTVQSPARSAQKNRENLSAVTGTSYENGSRITGPFDMAPDKITGTEQFRFGLKPTQHPSANEPLVPEEGARPLSRITGEGQSSGLNITGDDWARGESVTGTEGTSSVRRNPSRTGGMSAMPAFDPKRNEELKKPELLITGSSGNTGQGQLVTFSGGARG is encoded by the coding sequence ATGGCAAAACAAACCAGTCGAGAACTAGTCCTTGAACGCCGTAAAGCGCTAAGTCAAGGTGGAAAGAATGCCCTAGCAGGGAATGATTCTCTTAATAATAGAGTTCGTTCGGCTGTAGATTCCCGTGCTACCAGGACAGGTGCAACTTCTGTACAGAATGAGAATGAGATTGAGATATCAACCTCTACCCCTTCAAGTGCCTATACCAATTTGAATACATCGACGTCAAATTCATCTATTAGTAGACACATGAAACGTGTAAGCCAACCAAGTAGAGAGCTTGTGTTAGCACGTCGCGAAGCACTTTCTCGCCGAGGTAAGTCAGCTGATACAAGTAAAGATAGAACTAGAGCAGATTCAAGTGCGAAATCTGTTTCAACAGTTTCAAACCCAACGGTCTTGACTAAGTATTGTTGTGATGAATGTAAAGAGAATGAACTTAATCCTTCTTCTGAATCCAAAAGCTCTTTGTCATTGGAATCTAGATCTAAGGAATTATCTGTGAGTAATAATGCACGTCGTTCTACTACAAAACGTAGGCCTATTCAAAACTCTAGTAGAGCTCTAGTCTTAGCACGCCGTGAGGCTCAGTCTAAGCATGGCAAGACAGCTGGAAAACAACCAACATCTGCAGCTTCAGTTGCCAGGCAAGGTGACCCTGATCTTACAAGCAGAGAGTTGTCTCAGAGAGTTCGTGAGCTAAGGAGTAAAATAGGTGCTACTGGCTCTAAACGGTCTGGGAGCTGTAGACCTTGTGGGCCAAACAAAAATGGATCTAAGCAATTAGCAGCAGATGCACATTGGAAAGTTGGAATAAGTGAGACTATTTCAGGTCAGGTTGTTACAGGGACTCAAGCTAATAGATCTTCTAAAACAACTGGGAATGAGGCAAGTACTTGTCGATCTGTGACAGGTACACAGTATATGGGTACAGATGACTTTAATACCTTTTGTGATACAACACCATCTCCAAGCCAACCATCAAAGGTAGCTGTTACTAACACTTCGCATGGGAATATGGTTACGGGCAATGAGGTTGGTAGATCTGAAAAAGTTACTGGTAATGAGCCTGGAACTTGCAAGGCCCTAACAGGAACAGAATATATTTCAGCTAATCAATCTAATCAATATTGTGGAGGATCAAACCCTTCTCCTAGGAAGGTTGGTCATAGCCTCACTCAAGATGGTAGGAAAGTAAGTGGTGTGATGGTTGGCCGTTCTTCTAGTGTTACAGGGAATGAGGCAGGCTATCAAAAAGGGCTTACAGGTGATCAGTATCTTGGTTCGGATCCTTTGCCAGAAGGAAGACCTGCTGAAAAGGTTAGTTCTTTTAATACTTTGCGTGGATCAGGTGTAACGGGAACAAATGTCTCGCGTGCAGACTCCGTCACTGGTAATGAAGCTGGTACTTGTAAACGTGTAACGGGAGATGAGTATGTAGGTCAAGAGCAATATCAATCGTTTTGTGGGGGTAAGCCTCAAGCAGAAGCAGCAAAAGTTGGCTTAAGCCTTACTAATAAATCACAAATTGTTAGTGGGACCCAAACTGGTCGTTCTAAAATTGTCACGGGAGATGAACCTGGAACATGTAAGGCAGTTACAGGCACTCCATATGCAGGCCTTGAGCAAGCAAGTCAATTATGTGAAGTTGACTCAGTTAAAGAAATCCAACTTCGTACACCTAAAAGATTGGGAACTCCAGCAGCTCCTTTGACTGGACTACAGCCTGGTATAGGAGGAGTTATGACTGGGGCTGAAAGAGGAGCTTGTGAGCCTTTGACAGGGACCCCATATGTTGGTGCAGATCAATTGAGTCAAGCTTGTGGAACATCATCTCAAATTGTTAGTGGTCAGAAGGATGAAGTCTCTGTAGCTGGACCAGGATCACAATTTACTGTTCAATCTCCAGCAAGATCGGCTCAGAAGAATAGAGAAAATTTATCAGCTGTTACTGGAACCAGCTATGAGAACGGATCAAGAATCACAGGCCCTTTTGATATGGCACCCGATAAAATTACAGGTACTGAACAATTTCGTTTTGGATTAAAGCCCACTCAACACCCTTCAGCAAATGAACCTCTTGTACCTGAAGAAGGCGCTAGGCCTCTCTCAAGGATTACAGGGGAAGGCCAATCTTCTGGGCTTAATATCACAGGAGATGATTGGGCTAGAGGAGAGAGCGTTACAGGGACAGAAGGTACATCTTCTGTGAGACGTAACCCTTCCCGTACAGGAGGAATGAGTGCCATGCCGGCTTTCGATCCAAAAAGGAACGAAGAACTTAAAAAGCCAGAGCTTTTGATAACAGGCTCCAGTGGTAATACTGGACAGGGCCAATTGGTTACTTTTTCAGGCGGAGCAAGAGGTTAA
- a CDS encoding carboxysome shell carbonic anhydrase, which translates to MAYKKLARNKDRILGPTAPRKSYLSAQSSQSFAQVRGASPLLNESHPLTDLSSNKKLQQYEEEVKGKFDQIVPLLKKISTIQHEDNFIDSAQKLAKSQLGFELPEEILEKAWVRPLDMRALFATCVFQAHQLSSNQFFNSDPLGGSEGSHDANLFESFLSKCGFHLLDVTPCADGRLAHSISYALRIPFSAVRRRSHAGALFDVENTVNRWVKTEHRRYRESLPNSPHEPTRYLKVVVYHFSSINPSTQGCAAHGSDDSLAASEGLQRLLDFKKSVENSFCCGASVELLLIGLDTDTDAIRVHVPNSEGQILLDEWVSAIDIYEETKLLSREEAIRKINEKVNSSVPGNIEKGMVDFVVKLIVNNLSQIDYVRQLHNGPYPDEGHAERFIGVGIGFKEVHLRNLTYFAHLDTVEEGAPDLDVGIKIFKGLNVSRDLPIPVVIRFDYSGQVPGARERAILDCKRVDSAISFRYRKLVDDGLLHTCLTIRDRNTKSPAEVVGSSLDPVLQEEH; encoded by the coding sequence ATGGCCTATAAGAAGCTGGCCAGAAATAAAGATCGTATCTTAGGGCCAACGGCACCTAGGAAGAGTTATCTTTCTGCTCAATCATCACAGTCATTTGCTCAAGTAAGAGGTGCTTCTCCTTTATTAAATGAATCACACCCATTGACTGATTTGTCTTCTAACAAGAAACTTCAACAATATGAAGAAGAGGTAAAAGGTAAGTTCGATCAGATTGTCCCATTGCTTAAAAAGATATCAACTATTCAGCACGAGGATAATTTTATAGACAGTGCCCAAAAATTAGCCAAATCTCAATTAGGATTTGAACTCCCCGAGGAAATATTAGAAAAAGCTTGGGTTCGCCCTTTAGACATGAGAGCTTTGTTTGCAACATGTGTTTTTCAAGCTCATCAATTATCAAGCAATCAGTTTTTTAATTCTGATCCATTAGGTGGTTCGGAGGGCAGCCATGATGCAAACCTTTTTGAGTCTTTCCTTTCTAAATGTGGGTTTCACTTGTTGGATGTAACACCTTGTGCAGACGGTCGCTTGGCGCATTCAATTTCATATGCGCTTCGGATACCTTTTAGCGCAGTAAGAAGAAGATCGCATGCAGGAGCTTTGTTTGATGTTGAAAATACTGTAAATCGTTGGGTAAAAACAGAACACAGACGTTATAGGGAGAGTTTGCCTAATTCTCCTCATGAGCCAACTAGGTATTTAAAAGTAGTTGTCTACCATTTTAGTTCTATAAATCCTTCTACCCAAGGTTGTGCTGCTCATGGTAGTGATGATTCTCTTGCGGCTTCTGAAGGGCTGCAGAGATTGTTGGATTTTAAGAAATCAGTTGAGAATAGTTTTTGTTGCGGGGCCTCTGTAGAGCTTTTGCTGATAGGTCTTGATACTGATACAGATGCAATTCGTGTACATGTCCCTAATTCTGAGGGCCAAATTCTTCTTGACGAATGGGTTTCTGCAATAGATATTTATGAGGAAACAAAACTATTATCTCGTGAGGAAGCAATAAGAAAGATTAATGAAAAAGTTAACTCAAGCGTGCCTGGAAATATAGAAAAAGGAATGGTTGATTTTGTTGTGAAATTAATAGTAAATAATCTTTCACAGATTGATTATGTAAGGCAACTTCATAATGGCCCATACCCTGATGAAGGTCATGCAGAGAGGTTTATTGGTGTAGGTATTGGATTCAAGGAAGTTCACCTAAGAAATCTTACTTATTTCGCACATCTTGATACTGTTGAGGAAGGGGCTCCTGATCTGGATGTAGGGATTAAAATCTTTAAAGGCTTAAATGTTTCTCGAGATTTACCTATACCAGTTGTCATTAGATTTGATTACTCAGGCCAAGTGCCTGGAGCAAGAGAAAGAGCAATCTTAGATTGTAAGAGAGTTGATAGTGCTATCTCTTTTCGCTATCGAAAATTAGTAGATGATGGTCTTTTGCATACATGTCTTACTATTAGAGATCGAAATACAAAATCCCCTGCAGAAGTTGTAGGGTCTTCTCTCGATCCTGTCCTTCAGGAGGAACATTGA